From Carya illinoinensis cultivar Pawnee chromosome 5, C.illinoinensisPawnee_v1, whole genome shotgun sequence, one genomic window encodes:
- the LOC122311385 gene encoding WPP domain-interacting tail-anchored protein 2 isoform X1, with protein sequence MGDEAVRDMCTGTRESGKPYLHGVSPTENGRQEIERSMKIIEKLDLDLEYSSEKLVNLHILLMYLLAQENDLQAMALENNYISTDSIEKLLTFDLLSGILDAELRELDGFKDNLQAEIVDARLKISSCRHLRELSTKMQENLQDSEQSLKKSQVQILELKEQLAKFQRTVLGFMFENGQIDMGLELSENGQLSNINAKSNMKITGEQKHLLRVLDKSLARELDLEKKLAESRQSEKELEVKLHHTEQVAFHMEEAAEVIWGRFLEAENAAEVLMDISKDMVGQVQLVQFNRNGSIQREIEMKTKLQDCIEQLKEKDVALEKLERSNAEHIAQSTEVFSLREKVNLLEEMLKESQVQLVNANGCNEASQEQLSEMENVINSLKENIYIAESRAESAEAKAAQLTETNLELTEELNFHKGSATNTDQKVGLLEKQMREYEIQLQHAKSSSEASQEQQNMLYAAIWDMETLIEDLKSKVAKAESKTETAEEQCILLSETNLELNNEISFLRDRTEFLEMSLDQANNAKLESAKEINTVTKFIMDMAVQLATERERIQKRLNKLTKENKILVEKLWHSKIMDSDVDGDSKELLFSKNDQINANCTKTSVEAVTGSLDKSLQVDKSSGEEPISDGEVKSSVSQNNVDVMVLEHEAVKVVEARHSHQICVFVAIFILLISASATYFFSQNSFFNFDGKRFQWP encoded by the exons ATGGGCGATGAAGCTGTTCGTGACATGTGTACTGGGACTCGAGAGTCTGGGAAACCTTACTTACATGGAGTTTCACCCACTGAAAATGGTAGACAGGAGATAGAGAGGTCCatgaaaattatagaaaaattagactTGGACTTGGAATATTCTTCTGAGAAGTTGGTAAATTTGCATATCCTGTTGATGTACCTTCTGGCTCAGGAAAATGATCTTCAAGCGATGGCTTTGGAGAATAACTATATTTCAACAGACTCTATTGAGAAGTTATTGACATTTGATCTCTTATCTGGCATTTTAGATGCTGAGCTAAGAGAGCTGGACGGTTTCAAGGATAATCTCCAAGCAGAAATTGTTGATGCCCGTCTTAAAATATCTTCATGCAGACACCTGAGAGAACTATCTACTAAGATGCAAGAGAACTTGCAAGATTCTGAACAATCattaaagaagtctcaagtgcAGATTTTGGAGCTGAAGGAGCAGTTAGCCAAGTTTCAGAGGACCGTCTTAGGTTTCATGTTTGAGAATG GGCAAATTGACATGGGCTTGGAATTATCAGAAAATGGTCAGCTATCAAACATAAATGCAAAATCAAATATGAAGATAACCGGAGAACAAAAACATTTGCTACGGGTGCTGGATAAATCTCTTGCAAGGGAGCTAGATCTCGAGAAGAAGTTGGCAGAATCGAGACAAAGTGAAAAAGAACTGGAAGTAAAGCTACACCATACAGAACAAGTAGCATTTCACATGGAAGAAGCGGCTGAAGTTATTTGGGGAAGGTTTTTGGAGGCAGAAAATGCTGCTGAGGTGCTTATGGATATTTCAAAGGACATGGTTGGACAAGTCCAGCTTGTTCAATTTAATCGGAATGGTTCAATTCAACGAGAAATTGAAATGAAGACTAAGCTTCAAGATTGCATTGAACAGCTTAAAGAAAAAGATGTCGCTTTAGAGAAGCTTGAAAGGAGCAATGCAGAACATATTGCCCAAAGCACTGAAGTGTTTTCTTTGAGAGAAAAAGTGAACCTTCTTGAGGAAATGCTGAAAGAATCTCAGGTCCAACTTGTTAATGCAAATGGCTGCAATGAAGCAAGTCAAGAGCAGCTCAGTGAAATGGAAAATGTGATTAATTCattgaaagaaaacatatatattgcaGAAAGTAGGGCTGAAAGTGCAGAAGCCAAGGCTGCTCAGTTAACGGAGACAAACTTGGAGCTCACTGAAGAGCTGAATTTTCATAAAGGAAGTGCTACTAACACTGATCAAAAGGTGGGTTTACTTGAGAAGCAGATGAGGGAATATGAGATCCAATTGCAGCATGCGAAGTCATCTTCTGAGGCAAGCCAAGAACAGCAGAACATGTTATACGCTGCGATTTGGGATATGGAAACTCTGATTGAGGATCTAAAATCCAAGGTTGCAAAAGCCGAAAGTAAGACCGAGACTGCAGAGGAGCAATGCATTTTGCTATCTGAAACTAACTTAGAACTTAATAATGAAATAAGTTTCCTAAGGGATAGAAcagaattcttggagatgtctCTGGATCAAGCTAACAATGCAAAATTAGAAAGTGCAAAAGAAATTAACACGGTGACCAAGTTTATTATGGATATGGCAGTGCAACTAGCCACTGAAAGGGAGCGCATCCAAAAGCGG CTAAATAAATTAACAAAGGAGAACAAAATTCTCGTGGAGAAGTTATGGCATTCTAAGATTATGGACAGCGATGTAGATGGTGACAGCAAAGAGTTACTGTTTTCCAAGAATGATCAAATCAACGCTAACTGTACAAAAACATCTGTGGAGGCAGTCACAGGGTCATTGGATAAAAGTCTCCAG GTGGATAAATCATCAGGAGAGGAACCTATCTCTGATGGTGAAGTGAAATCTTCTGTTTCCCAAAATAACGTTGATGTCATGGTTTTGGAGCATGAGGCTGTGAAAGTGGTAGAGGCCAGGCACTCTCACCAAATTTGTGTGTTTGTGGCGATATTTATCTTACTAATTTCAGCATCAGCAACATATTTTTTTAGTCAGAATTCattctttaattttgatggCAAACGTTTCCAATGGCCTTGA
- the LOC122311385 gene encoding WPP domain-interacting tail-anchored protein 2 isoform X2 — MGDEAVRDMCTGTRESGKPYLHGVSPTENGRQEIERSMKIIEKLDLDLEYSSEKLVNLHILLMYLLAQENDLQAMALENNYISTDSIEKLLTFDLLSGILDAELRELDGFKDNLQAEIVDARLKISSCRHLRELSTKMQENLQDSEQSLKKSQVQILELKEQLAKFQRTVLGFMFENGQIDMGLELSENGQLSNINAKSNMKITGEQKHLLRVLDKSLARELDLEKKLAESRQSEKELEVKLHHTEQVAFHMEEAAEVIWGRFLEAENAAEVLMDISKDMVGQVQLVQFNRNGSIQREIEMKTKLQDCIEQLKEKDVALEKLERSNAEHIAQSTEVFSLREKVNLLEEMLKESQVQLVNANGCNEASQEQLSEMENVINSLKENIYIAESRAESAEAKAAQLTETNLELTEELNFHKGSATNTDQKVGLLEKQMREYEIQLQHAKSSSEASQEQQNMLYAAIWDMETLIEDLKSKVAKAESKTETAEEQCILLSETNLELNNEISFLRDRTEFLEMSLDQANNAKLESAKEINTVTKFIMDMAVQLATERERIQKRLNKLTKENKILVEKLWHSKIMDSDVDGDSKELLFSKNDQINANCTKTSVEAVTGSLDKSLQAGG, encoded by the exons ATGGGCGATGAAGCTGTTCGTGACATGTGTACTGGGACTCGAGAGTCTGGGAAACCTTACTTACATGGAGTTTCACCCACTGAAAATGGTAGACAGGAGATAGAGAGGTCCatgaaaattatagaaaaattagactTGGACTTGGAATATTCTTCTGAGAAGTTGGTAAATTTGCATATCCTGTTGATGTACCTTCTGGCTCAGGAAAATGATCTTCAAGCGATGGCTTTGGAGAATAACTATATTTCAACAGACTCTATTGAGAAGTTATTGACATTTGATCTCTTATCTGGCATTTTAGATGCTGAGCTAAGAGAGCTGGACGGTTTCAAGGATAATCTCCAAGCAGAAATTGTTGATGCCCGTCTTAAAATATCTTCATGCAGACACCTGAGAGAACTATCTACTAAGATGCAAGAGAACTTGCAAGATTCTGAACAATCattaaagaagtctcaagtgcAGATTTTGGAGCTGAAGGAGCAGTTAGCCAAGTTTCAGAGGACCGTCTTAGGTTTCATGTTTGAGAATG GGCAAATTGACATGGGCTTGGAATTATCAGAAAATGGTCAGCTATCAAACATAAATGCAAAATCAAATATGAAGATAACCGGAGAACAAAAACATTTGCTACGGGTGCTGGATAAATCTCTTGCAAGGGAGCTAGATCTCGAGAAGAAGTTGGCAGAATCGAGACAAAGTGAAAAAGAACTGGAAGTAAAGCTACACCATACAGAACAAGTAGCATTTCACATGGAAGAAGCGGCTGAAGTTATTTGGGGAAGGTTTTTGGAGGCAGAAAATGCTGCTGAGGTGCTTATGGATATTTCAAAGGACATGGTTGGACAAGTCCAGCTTGTTCAATTTAATCGGAATGGTTCAATTCAACGAGAAATTGAAATGAAGACTAAGCTTCAAGATTGCATTGAACAGCTTAAAGAAAAAGATGTCGCTTTAGAGAAGCTTGAAAGGAGCAATGCAGAACATATTGCCCAAAGCACTGAAGTGTTTTCTTTGAGAGAAAAAGTGAACCTTCTTGAGGAAATGCTGAAAGAATCTCAGGTCCAACTTGTTAATGCAAATGGCTGCAATGAAGCAAGTCAAGAGCAGCTCAGTGAAATGGAAAATGTGATTAATTCattgaaagaaaacatatatattgcaGAAAGTAGGGCTGAAAGTGCAGAAGCCAAGGCTGCTCAGTTAACGGAGACAAACTTGGAGCTCACTGAAGAGCTGAATTTTCATAAAGGAAGTGCTACTAACACTGATCAAAAGGTGGGTTTACTTGAGAAGCAGATGAGGGAATATGAGATCCAATTGCAGCATGCGAAGTCATCTTCTGAGGCAAGCCAAGAACAGCAGAACATGTTATACGCTGCGATTTGGGATATGGAAACTCTGATTGAGGATCTAAAATCCAAGGTTGCAAAAGCCGAAAGTAAGACCGAGACTGCAGAGGAGCAATGCATTTTGCTATCTGAAACTAACTTAGAACTTAATAATGAAATAAGTTTCCTAAGGGATAGAAcagaattcttggagatgtctCTGGATCAAGCTAACAATGCAAAATTAGAAAGTGCAAAAGAAATTAACACGGTGACCAAGTTTATTATGGATATGGCAGTGCAACTAGCCACTGAAAGGGAGCGCATCCAAAAGCGG CTAAATAAATTAACAAAGGAGAACAAAATTCTCGTGGAGAAGTTATGGCATTCTAAGATTATGGACAGCGATGTAGATGGTGACAGCAAAGAGTTACTGTTTTCCAAGAATGATCAAATCAACGCTAACTGTACAAAAACATCTGTGGAGGCAGTCACAGGGTCATTGGATAAAAGTCTCCAGGCAG GTGGATAA
- the LOC122311385 gene encoding WPP domain-interacting tail-anchored protein 2 isoform X3 — MQENLQDSEQSLKKSQVQILELKEQLAKFQRTVLGFMFENGQIDMGLELSENGQLSNINAKSNMKITGEQKHLLRVLDKSLARELDLEKKLAESRQSEKELEVKLHHTEQVAFHMEEAAEVIWGRFLEAENAAEVLMDISKDMVGQVQLVQFNRNGSIQREIEMKTKLQDCIEQLKEKDVALEKLERSNAEHIAQSTEVFSLREKVNLLEEMLKESQVQLVNANGCNEASQEQLSEMENVINSLKENIYIAESRAESAEAKAAQLTETNLELTEELNFHKGSATNTDQKVGLLEKQMREYEIQLQHAKSSSEASQEQQNMLYAAIWDMETLIEDLKSKVAKAESKTETAEEQCILLSETNLELNNEISFLRDRTEFLEMSLDQANNAKLESAKEINTVTKFIMDMAVQLATERERIQKRLNKLTKENKILVEKLWHSKIMDSDVDGDSKELLFSKNDQINANCTKTSVEAVTGSLDKSLQVDKSSGEEPISDGEVKSSVSQNNVDVMVLEHEAVKVVEARHSHQICVFVAIFILLISASATYFFSQNSFFNFDGKRFQWP, encoded by the exons ATGCAAGAGAACTTGCAAGATTCTGAACAATCattaaagaagtctcaagtgcAGATTTTGGAGCTGAAGGAGCAGTTAGCCAAGTTTCAGAGGACCGTCTTAGGTTTCATGTTTGAGAATG GGCAAATTGACATGGGCTTGGAATTATCAGAAAATGGTCAGCTATCAAACATAAATGCAAAATCAAATATGAAGATAACCGGAGAACAAAAACATTTGCTACGGGTGCTGGATAAATCTCTTGCAAGGGAGCTAGATCTCGAGAAGAAGTTGGCAGAATCGAGACAAAGTGAAAAAGAACTGGAAGTAAAGCTACACCATACAGAACAAGTAGCATTTCACATGGAAGAAGCGGCTGAAGTTATTTGGGGAAGGTTTTTGGAGGCAGAAAATGCTGCTGAGGTGCTTATGGATATTTCAAAGGACATGGTTGGACAAGTCCAGCTTGTTCAATTTAATCGGAATGGTTCAATTCAACGAGAAATTGAAATGAAGACTAAGCTTCAAGATTGCATTGAACAGCTTAAAGAAAAAGATGTCGCTTTAGAGAAGCTTGAAAGGAGCAATGCAGAACATATTGCCCAAAGCACTGAAGTGTTTTCTTTGAGAGAAAAAGTGAACCTTCTTGAGGAAATGCTGAAAGAATCTCAGGTCCAACTTGTTAATGCAAATGGCTGCAATGAAGCAAGTCAAGAGCAGCTCAGTGAAATGGAAAATGTGATTAATTCattgaaagaaaacatatatattgcaGAAAGTAGGGCTGAAAGTGCAGAAGCCAAGGCTGCTCAGTTAACGGAGACAAACTTGGAGCTCACTGAAGAGCTGAATTTTCATAAAGGAAGTGCTACTAACACTGATCAAAAGGTGGGTTTACTTGAGAAGCAGATGAGGGAATATGAGATCCAATTGCAGCATGCGAAGTCATCTTCTGAGGCAAGCCAAGAACAGCAGAACATGTTATACGCTGCGATTTGGGATATGGAAACTCTGATTGAGGATCTAAAATCCAAGGTTGCAAAAGCCGAAAGTAAGACCGAGACTGCAGAGGAGCAATGCATTTTGCTATCTGAAACTAACTTAGAACTTAATAATGAAATAAGTTTCCTAAGGGATAGAAcagaattcttggagatgtctCTGGATCAAGCTAACAATGCAAAATTAGAAAGTGCAAAAGAAATTAACACGGTGACCAAGTTTATTATGGATATGGCAGTGCAACTAGCCACTGAAAGGGAGCGCATCCAAAAGCGG CTAAATAAATTAACAAAGGAGAACAAAATTCTCGTGGAGAAGTTATGGCATTCTAAGATTATGGACAGCGATGTAGATGGTGACAGCAAAGAGTTACTGTTTTCCAAGAATGATCAAATCAACGCTAACTGTACAAAAACATCTGTGGAGGCAGTCACAGGGTCATTGGATAAAAGTCTCCAG GTGGATAAATCATCAGGAGAGGAACCTATCTCTGATGGTGAAGTGAAATCTTCTGTTTCCCAAAATAACGTTGATGTCATGGTTTTGGAGCATGAGGCTGTGAAAGTGGTAGAGGCCAGGCACTCTCACCAAATTTGTGTGTTTGTGGCGATATTTATCTTACTAATTTCAGCATCAGCAACATATTTTTTTAGTCAGAATTCattctttaattttgatggCAAACGTTTCCAATGGCCTTGA